From Blastocatellia bacterium:
GTTCGCCTTCGCCTATCCTGAGTGGCACGAGACAGCGGAGGAGTTGCGAGGAGCAAATCATTCATTCGTCGCCGTCAGTGTGTCGCGCTATAACGTACTGACCATGCCGGAACGCGAAGCGAGCGAGCAACACTCATTTCAATCCAGACCGGCGCGAGTCTTAGACCTTGCCAGATGGAAAAAAAAGATGGCGAAGCAAGCCAAGGAAAAACAGACCGAGCAACTGCTTGAAGAGATGAGCTTGCAAGATATGGGCTTCAAGTTGCTCGGACTCATCAGCGACAACCGCATGGACGAAGACCACATGCGGATTATTTTAACCTTCGTTATGAACCTCTTGTCAGAACCCGTCGGGCCACCCGACAAGCCTTCTGCCTAGTCACTTCTTGCGCGGCTTGCCTTTCTTTCCTGATTTGCCGTTGGATGGCGGTCGTTTGAAATACTCCATGTAAGCCAGCAGCGCCTTGCGCTCGTCAGGTGAGAAGTCGAGTAACTGCTGCAATAGGTCAAAGCCGTGCGCCTCACGGGTGAGTTTGAGCATTTGATCTAAAAGTAAGCGCCCGTCGAGCTGAAGGGATTCACTGACCGGAATACCCGAAGCCACCGCAAAGATTTCGTGAGCATTCACGTCGAGGGCTATCGCCAGCTTCTTCACCGTTTGGACAGTTAGATTGTCAGACCTGCCTTTGCGGAGTCTGCCGATATAGCTATCGGTAAGACCACAGCGGTTGGCCAATTCTTTCGGGGTCAGATGCTTCTGGCGCATGAGCCGGTCAAGGTACTGTGCCAGGGTTTCCATTGGCCCATTCTACAATCTAATTTCAGGGACGCAAGGTTTGCCTTGCCTGAAAGACAGGGGTAAAGTGACTTTTGGTGCAAAGCCGGCGCGAGACAGAAGCGGAATTGCAACCATCTCGCCGTTCATTCGTCGCGGTCAGTCCGGCGCATTACCACATTCTGGCCATGCCGGAGCACGAACCAAGTGAGCAACGCACCTTTCAACCCAGACCAGCACGAGTCTTAGACCTGAACAAGTGGGAAAGAAGATGGTTAAAGAAGATGATAAGGGCAAGATAGATACCAGCAACATGACGGCTCAGGACATGGCCATGAAACTACTCGAATTGATTACTGAGAATCGCGGCGACTATGAACAGATGCAGAAGATTTTAGACTACGCAATCAAGGTCTCTTCAGAACCGCACAAACCCGCATAGCAAAATCACATTCAGCTTCCGGCGTATGGGTGAGAGAAAAGGAAGGTGGCGACTGGCGCTGTCTAGCGATGCCGTGTACGGTCAGCGGCGCAATCCAGGCGGTGGAGTTTTTGGCTAATGATTGATTCCCCTGATAGGGGCTACGGTCCACCAACTCCGTCCTGGGCCCAAATTACGTTGCATAGCTCAAATGCCGCTCGCGACCGAAAAACCGTCTTGAAATCTGTTTGGCAGCCGAATTGGTTGCAGCACATCACTGAAGCCCCGCTATATACCCTTTAGACTCAGCAGGCAGGCTAACATTGTGTTGGTCCACACCATTAAGGAGGCGGATTGACAATCACACTTTTACCTTATTTCAACTATGCTCTAACAGAATGTGGTAAAACTGTAATTTCTTAATCAAGCTTGATCCAGCCTTTTGACGGGATGAATGGTATAGCCTTTGGTGGTCCAGCCTACCATACTAGCGACCAGTGAGTTTTCCCTAGGCGGAACAAATGAAGTTGAAGGGTAATATAGGTTTGTCAACTGGAAACCTAATATTTCTCTCTTAGAAGGATTCTTAATCCACATTACAATTGTTCGGCTAACATCGCAATCCATAACAATTTCAAATTGCCCTTCTTCCTTATCAACTTCAATACAAATACTTCCAAGCACAGAATTATTTATCTCTTCAAGATTACTCTTCTCTGTAATTTTTAGCCTTATTTTGCCATCCGTGGCATCCCTAAAACCAACACCCCTATATATTACTCTGGGGACGGCGGAGCCTAGGGGCACCAAATCATAGCTTAAGTTATTCTGTTTCTCATTACCTGAAATGATAAAGTACTCTTCAACGCTAGGATCAAAGAATCTTTCTTTTGTCTCAATAACCGTCATACATTCTGTTGTGATGGCAGTATAATTACTATCGATAAGAAGCAGTGATCTATTGATCCCATCAATAACTCCTGTGTACTTACATATCCCCTGAACAACGGCACTTTCCTGATAGCGGGTCTCAATCCGTAATTCTGGTAAGAGCTTTTCAATTGTTTCCCTGACAGCAAAAATCTTTGTGCCTTGGCCAGCCAAAAGAGCCATATGCAGTTGATAGGGCTCTATGCCAGCCAACCTAAGTACCTGTTGAATGCACTTCTCAATCTTGTGCTCCAGATGGATTGTAAGCTCACGAAACAAATCTCTAGTGATCGAAATCTCTAAATTGCTTAAGCCTGATTCATCAATCTCCAGATTCTGCAGAATGATCGAAGCCTCAGATTTTGAGCCCAACACTATTTTGGCGCGCTCAGCCTCGGCACGAATTTGCGACCTAAGAACATCGCCTATATTGTAGCCCTCGGAATTGATACGGGACTGTATTGTTGTAGCTATGTATTCACATAAAGCTTCGTCATAATCTATTCCTCCAAGATAATTATCACCTGCTATGGCTTTTGTCTCAATTACACCCTCACCAATTTCAATGATTGACACGTCAAATGTTCCTCCGCCTAGGTCTAATACAAGAACAAACTCGATTTCGGGAGAATGAGTCATTGTTTCTTCTAAAAGAATGGCTGCGGCACAGGGCTCACCGATAACTCTATAGATATTTAAGTCGGCTAGCTCGCATGCCCTGACTAATGCGTTACTCTGTACTATATTGAAGTTTGCTGGTGTAGCGATAATTGCGCTATTTAGACTACAAGCCAAAAACTCTTCTGCATTTCTTTTTAATGATTTAATAATGAGGCTAGCAACAAACTCTGGAGATAGAGACCGGCCATGTATATTGAATATCTTATTAGACCCAAGATACCTCTTCACGTTGTAGACAGTATTTTGCGGGAATGTCTTTGCATTTTCTAAAGCTTCCCATCCGATTAGATAGTCTAAATTGGATAAAAAGCTAATCACTGAAGGAATGAGTTTTTTCTGCTGTGGGGAGGGGATTAGCCTAGTCCTAGAATCATCATCAAGAATTGCTACAGTTGAAAAAGTAGTCCCGAAGTCTATAGCACAAGTAAATCCCTTTCTTAGACCTGAATGTTCTGCTAGTCTTTGAACCCTACTGCTCCGAATTTCCTGTCCGATAGGCGTAAGGGATCTCCATTCAGCTAATCTTTTTTCCGAGATCAAAATGACATCTTTAATGCTTAATGGTTCAACTCTGGTATATGGATTCTGAATAGGTTTTTCGCTTCGTCTGCATACCTGTGGAACAGTTTGAACAAGATAATTGTCTAACTCGTAAATAGTCTTACACTTAGCTTTGTCACTGAGGGCCTCACATAGCACAAATGTAAATATGCCGTTTTGCAAATCCTCACCCTCATAAGATTTTTGATTCGGGCTGCAAGACAAAAAGGAGGCCATACCAGTTGCATTTAGACATTCAACGTTTATTGAGTTCCAGCTTTCAACAACTATATCCTTACCTCCCTGTATTACAGCGCGGCAGGCGTCAATAAGAAGTACAGTATTTTTCGCCCTCCAAGCCCGCAAGTATTTAATGATTGAACCAAAGGACAATGCCGTATCTTCTAAACCCGATAATACGGCATCCTGAGGCACTAAGTAATCACGGTTATCTTGTAGTGAATGAAATCCGTGGCCACTAAAAAAGAAAAAGAGGAGATCAATGTCGTATGGCACGTTTAATGAACTTAATCCTGATGAAAGCTCGCGAATAATATTGCTTTTTGTTGGCTTAAACCTGCTGGTTTTCTTGTTTGTAGATAATAGTTTTATCTCATCATCTGCCAAACCGCAGCTTGATGCGATTACATTGGCGAAACAGTCAGCGTCCTTATCGGCAAATCTTAAAGGAGCTATATTCGGATCGTCGTATTCCCCACAACCAATAAGGAATGCAAGTTTCATCAACTTAATCTTTCTTCTGTTTAGTGAAAATCAGTTTCAAGCCCCCCTTTAATTCACTCGTCGCGCTTCCTATAAACCGAATTTCCCCCTTTGCTGTAACTTCTATTGCTAATTCAAAGCCGTGAAGCTCATAATCTCTTATAGCGGTCGTAACCCCCTCGAATGTTGTACCTATTTGCTTACAAAACGCAGTCAGATTACTTGCTAGTGTTGCCGTATCCAGAGTCCCTATCTTTTTAACTATACGGCCTGTGACATCGCCGAGACCTTTGCTGCCACTGACTGTTTCCAATTCGTCGTAAATAATACTTATGCTGTAGTTATCTATTATTTCTGACATCCTTTCCTCCTTGCATCTTCTAAGCCTATTTGTTTGCGATTTGTTGGGGCAACACATATATCACAACTGAATGTGCAAATAAAGGCAGAAGGGCCACGCCTCGCGCGCAGCCCCTTTGATGGCCCGGCACGATAACCGGCCACGTCTCGGTTAGTAATCACTGGGCAGCATCAGTGTCCAGCCGTTGACTTCGTTCTCGACAAGCCAGATGCCATCTGGCAAGGTGCGCAGGTAATCGCTGCCGCTTGCCTCAGTGAGTTTTTCGGCAATTGCATTGCCGAATGCCTCAAGGACAAAGTTGATTGGCTCCAGGTCGTCTTCGATCTTCTCCAGTTCTTCAAGCATCTGTGCTTCGGTCAGCGGGTACTTCGGCTGCTCCTGCCAGAATAGAGCCGAGGTGATGCGGTTGATGGGCTTGCTCTCGAAGGAAAGGCCCAAGCTTTCAATATCCACTAACACGCCGTCATCAAGCGCCATGTCATCGGTGTAGGCGTAAATCACCTGCTCGTTCAATTCATCAAGCCATCGCTTTGTAAGACTCATCGCTTTTTCTCCTGTGAGTGATGGCCCGGCGTGTAACCGGGCCTTGCTTCGGGTTAATCAATCATTGGCGTGTTGATGGTGAAGGGGATGCCCTTTTCT
This genomic window contains:
- a CDS encoding helix-turn-helix transcriptional regulator, which gives rise to METLAQYLDRLMRQKHLTPKELANRCGLTDSYIGRLRKGRSDNLTVQTVKKLAIALDVNAHEIFAVASGIPVSESLQLDGRLLLDQMLKLTREAHGFDLLQQLLDFSPDERKALLAYMEYFKRPPSNGKSGKKGKPRKK
- a CDS encoding Hsp70 family protein, translated to MKLAFLIGCGEYDDPNIAPLRFADKDADCFANVIASSCGLADDEIKLLSTNKKTSRFKPTKSNIIRELSSGLSSLNVPYDIDLLFFFFSGHGFHSLQDNRDYLVPQDAVLSGLEDTALSFGSIIKYLRAWRAKNTVLLIDACRAVIQGGKDIVVESWNSINVECLNATGMASFLSCSPNQKSYEGEDLQNGIFTFVLCEALSDKAKCKTIYELDNYLVQTVPQVCRRSEKPIQNPYTRVEPLSIKDVILISEKRLAEWRSLTPIGQEIRSSRVQRLAEHSGLRKGFTCAIDFGTTFSTVAILDDDSRTRLIPSPQQKKLIPSVISFLSNLDYLIGWEALENAKTFPQNTVYNVKRYLGSNKIFNIHGRSLSPEFVASLIIKSLKRNAEEFLACSLNSAIIATPANFNIVQSNALVRACELADLNIYRVIGEPCAAAILLEETMTHSPEIEFVLVLDLGGGTFDVSIIEIGEGVIETKAIAGDNYLGGIDYDEALCEYIATTIQSRINSEGYNIGDVLRSQIRAEAERAKIVLGSKSEASIILQNLEIDESGLSNLEISITRDLFRELTIHLEHKIEKCIQQVLRLAGIEPYQLHMALLAGQGTKIFAVRETIEKLLPELRIETRYQESAVVQGICKYTGVIDGINRSLLLIDSNYTAITTECMTVIETKERFFDPSVEEYFIISGNEKQNNLSYDLVPLGSAVPRVIYRGVGFRDATDGKIRLKITEKSNLEEINNSVLGSICIEVDKEEGQFEIVMDCDVSRTIVMWIKNPSKREILGFQLTNLYYPSTSFVPPRENSLVASMVGWTTKGYTIHPVKRLDQA